From the genome of Methanobrevibacter smithii ATCC 35061, one region includes:
- a CDS encoding ISNCY-like element ISM1 family transposase produces MTKQNKSALNSNIDFIQLKLYDFFDEKIDQEKIISKRLNKTPNFENTNHKLFLDENNTFKYDNPICPVCGSHKIIKKGTIKKNKQNTNGKTTEFKEQQYQCKKCGKKFGIYNNPLIGENKQFLQEIMDKIPGIMKIGYQSLRKISKYFEIFLGIRISHQTIKNWSDKNHEESISNEKFEYSGYYLYDEQFLRLNGTRHYRLTLFDAILNIPVTERIVRRRIPKNTKKFILESTENKPFICLTTDLFPMYRNVADEIEVKHQLCIFHLFQTINHKLKVYCRRNKINGKQRDHIYENAQELKNCFRQNSKKEAIEQFKQYLQKYTAIPVVLKDFIRKHIINHFHRYVEYLDDENIEKTSNKVENYYRQTNPEKIKKIYKTKNGILTFLDYQMQNWTEKHIKIK; encoded by the coding sequence ATGACCAAACAAAACAAATCTGCCCTCAATAGTAATATAGACTTCATACAACTTAAACTTTATGATTTTTTTGATGAAAAAATTGATCAAGAAAAAATTATTTCAAAAAGATTGAATAAAACACCTAATTTTGAAAATACTAATCATAAACTATTTTTAGATGAAAATAATACTTTTAAATATGATAATCCCATTTGTCCAGTTTGTGGAAGCCACAAAATAATCAAAAAAGGCACAATAAAGAAAAACAAACAAAATACTAATGGAAAAACAACAGAATTCAAAGAACAGCAATATCAATGCAAAAAATGTGGAAAAAAATTCGGAATATACAATAATCCATTAATTGGTGAAAATAAACAATTTTTACAAGAAATAATGGATAAAATTCCAGGAATAATGAAAATAGGGTACCAATCACTTCGTAAAATAAGTAAATACTTTGAAATATTCCTTGGAATCAGAATATCTCATCAAACAATCAAGAACTGGTCTGACAAAAATCACGAAGAAAGCATCAGCAATGAAAAATTTGAATATTCTGGCTATTATTTATATGATGAGCAATTTTTAAGACTTAATGGAACTAGACACTACAGATTAACTTTATTTGATGCAATACTCAATATTCCAGTCACAGAACGAATAGTACGTCGCAGAATACCAAAAAACACGAAAAAATTTATCTTAGAATCAACAGAAAATAAACCATTCATTTGCCTAACAACCGATTTATTCCCAATGTATCGTAATGTAGCAGATGAAATAGAAGTAAAACATCAATTGTGCATATTTCATCTGTTTCAAACAATAAACCATAAATTAAAAGTATATTGTAGAAGAAACAAGATTAATGGAAAACAAAGAGACCATATTTACGAAAATGCACAAGAATTAAAAAACTGTTTCAGACAAAACTCAAAAAAAGAAGCAATAGAACAATTTAAACAATATTTACAAAAATATACGGCCATACCAGTTGTTTTAAAAGATTTCATAAGAAAACATATCATAAATCACTTCCACAGATACGTAGAATATCTTGATGATGAAAATATAGAAAAAACATCAAATAAAGTCGAAAATTACTACAGACAAACCAATCCTGAAAAAATAAAGAAAATATACAAAACCAAAAATGGAATCCTGACATTTTTAGACTATCAAATGCAAAATTGGACTGAAAAACACATTAAAATCAAATAA
- a CDS encoding NOG1 family protein, with protein MMIPTIPTPDELLDKGFSRGKKQADLMRTQKIPKHLKGKRIEERRVITSCQVIKDKLKSILDSVPDIEDLPPFYQDYIDITVGVDDMKQALGGLNWAYGILTQLEKEYGSKIRKNPSEKATTLQKQAYGRIASVVNKIKKDLDFLDFAKANLRNMPTIDFDATTIVIAGFPNVGKSTLLNQISGADPQIANYPFTTKGIQIGHVERHWKSIQIIDTPGLLDRPVLEMNDIELNAIVALEHLADAILFIFDASETCGFGLESQYNLLKQIEKIFDNIPVIYLFNKMDLIEDTSYVEQYVDELDNSIFISAIEGEGIDKINKVLDSVKKIERNEEEEY; from the coding sequence ATGATGATACCTACAATACCCACTCCTGATGAATTACTTGATAAAGGATTTAGCAGAGGGAAAAAGCAAGCAGATTTAATGAGAACACAGAAAATACCAAAACATCTGAAAGGAAAAAGAATTGAAGAAAGAAGAGTTATAACTTCTTGTCAGGTAATCAAAGACAAATTAAAATCCATTTTAGATAGTGTTCCGGATATAGAAGACCTTCCCCCATTTTATCAGGATTACATTGATATTACTGTTGGTGTGGATGATATGAAACAGGCTCTTGGAGGACTTAACTGGGCTTATGGTATTTTAACACAACTTGAAAAAGAATACGGAAGTAAAATCAGGAAAAATCCGTCAGAAAAGGCAACTACCCTTCAAAAACAGGCATACGGTAGAATTGCATCTGTTGTAAACAAAATCAAAAAGGATTTGGATTTTCTGGATTTTGCAAAAGCTAACTTAAGAAACATGCCTACAATTGACTTTGATGCAACAACAATTGTAATTGCTGGATTTCCAAATGTGGGAAAATCCACACTTCTTAACCAGATATCTGGAGCAGACCCCCAAATAGCCAACTATCCTTTTACAACTAAAGGTATTCAAATAGGGCATGTGGAAAGACATTGGAAAAGTATTCAAATTATTGACACTCCCGGACTTTTAGACAGACCGGTTTTAGAAATGAATGATATTGAATTAAATGCAATAGTGGCTTTGGAACATTTGGCGGATGCTATTTTATTTATTTTCGATGCATCTGAAACCTGCGGATTTGGTCTGGAAAGTCAGTACAATTTATTAAAACAGATTGAAAAAATATTTGACAACATTCCTGTAATCTACCTATTTAATAAAATGGATCTTATTGAAGACACCAGCTATGTGGAACAGTATGTTGATGAATTAGATAACTCCATTTTCATATCAGCTATTGAAGGAGAAGGTATTGATAAAATAAATAAAGTTTTAGACTCTGTTAAAAAAATAGAAAGAAATGAAGAAGAGGAATATTAA
- a CDS encoding TldD/PmbA family protein: MNENLDLFEKVINKTIPKVDYVDIRGGNGNNTSIIMKDGEVQEINTGNSLGIRIRVLNNGAWGFAYTNDLSKLDEIAQTSIKISNSLKGDESLSKADIIQDKVSTDVKIPFSDVSIEEKKEIMSEASKAASLKEVTSTTVSYSDSQSQEVILSSEGTSIEMNTNRVAMFLNAAASDGTMMQIGHNSIGGVKGFEAINDEDIEAFGRKIGEKAVRLLKAESAPSGRFPIIADPNLTGVFVHEALGHAVEGDLILQNDSILKDKLGSKIGSEIVNIYDDASLKDGFGYYPYDVEGVKTKPNHLVKDGKLISLLNSRETASKLNMKSSGNARSIIADKPIVRMSNTYLKPGEMSFEELIEDIPDGIYLKGSRGGQVDTGKGIFQFNAAEGFKIENGEITTPLRDVSLSGNILETLKNVDAIGNDFELSVGFCGKDGQTAPVGDGGPHTRILNALVGGSS; encoded by the coding sequence ATGAATGAAAATCTTGATTTATTTGAAAAAGTCATTAACAAAACCATTCCCAAAGTAGATTATGTGGATATCAGAGGCGGAAACGGAAATAACACCTCCATAATCATGAAAGATGGAGAAGTACAGGAAATCAACACAGGAAACTCTTTAGGTATAAGAATAAGAGTTTTAAATAATGGTGCATGGGGATTTGCTTATACAAATGATTTATCAAAATTAGATGAAATAGCACAAACTTCTATAAAGATATCAAACTCCCTTAAAGGAGATGAATCATTGTCTAAAGCAGATATAATTCAGGATAAAGTATCTACTGATGTTAAAATACCTTTCAGTGATGTTTCAATAGAAGAAAAAAAAGAAATAATGTCTGAAGCCAGCAAAGCTGCCAGTTTAAAAGAAGTAACCAGCACTACTGTTTCCTATTCCGATTCACAAAGCCAGGAAGTTATCTTAAGCAGTGAAGGTACAAGCATTGAAATGAACACAAATAGGGTTGCAATGTTTTTAAATGCTGCTGCAAGTGATGGAACCATGATGCAAATCGGACACAACAGTATTGGTGGAGTAAAAGGCTTTGAAGCTATAAATGACGAAGACATTGAAGCTTTTGGAAGAAAAATAGGTGAAAAGGCTGTAAGATTATTGAAAGCTGAAAGTGCACCTTCAGGAAGATTCCCAATTATTGCTGACCCTAATTTAACCGGAGTATTTGTTCATGAAGCATTAGGTCATGCAGTAGAAGGAGATCTGATTTTGCAAAATGATTCAATTCTTAAAGATAAATTAGGAAGCAAAATAGGTTCAGAAATAGTCAATATCTACGATGATGCAAGTTTAAAAGACGGATTCGGATATTATCCTTATGATGTGGAAGGAGTTAAAACCAAACCTAATCATCTAGTAAAAGACGGTAAATTAATATCTCTTTTAAATTCAAGAGAAACCGCATCAAAATTAAATATGAAATCTTCAGGAAATGCAAGATCAATAATAGCTGACAAACCAATTGTAAGAATGAGTAACACTTACTTAAAACCTGGAGAGATGTCTTTTGAAGAGCTGATAGAAGATATTCCTGACGGAATTTATCTTAAAGGCTCAAGAGGCGGACAAGTTGATACCGGAAAAGGAATATTCCAGTTCAATGCTGCAGAAGGATTTAAAATAGAAAACGGAGAAATAACCACTCCGTTAAGAGATGTTTCATTATCCGGAAATATATTAGAAACCCTAAAAAATGTTGACGCTATCGGCAATGACTTTGAACTAAGTGTTGGATTCTGTGGAAAAGACGGTCAGACTGCACCAGTAGGTGACGGCGGACCACATACAAGAATTTTAAATGCTTTAGTTGGCGGAAGTAGCTAA
- a CDS encoding TIGR00296 family protein, which translates to MISQEHGEYLLNIAKKAVKTYLETGEQILVPEDCPEELKEKLGVFVTLNKNNQLRGCIGYPEPIESAIQATISVAIAAASEDPRFPQVIPEEYDNLEFEVTVLTKPQLMEIAHPSEYLNNIKIGKDGLMIKKGYSKGLLLPQVATENNFDVETFLEHTCMKAGISADSYLDESCDVYTFQGQIFK; encoded by the coding sequence ATGATAAGCCAAGAACATGGAGAATATTTGTTAAATATAGCTAAAAAAGCGGTAAAAACTTATCTTGAAACCGGCGAACAAATTCTTGTTCCTGAAGACTGTCCTGAAGAACTTAAAGAAAAATTAGGTGTTTTTGTAACTTTAAACAAAAATAATCAGTTAAGAGGATGTATCGGATATCCCGAACCTATTGAAAGTGCAATTCAGGCAACAATCAGTGTAGCAATTGCAGCGGCATCTGAAGACCCAAGATTTCCGCAGGTAATTCCTGAAGAATACGATAATCTGGAATTTGAGGTTACAGTTTTAACAAAACCCCAATTAATGGAAATTGCGCATCCAAGTGAATATCTAAACAATATCAAAATCGGCAAAGACGGATTAATGATTAAAAAAGGATATTCAAAAGGATTGCTGCTTCCTCAAGTAGCAACTGAAAATAACTTTGATGTAGAAACTTTTTTAGAACATACCTGTATGAAAGCAGGAATTAGTGCAGACAGCTATTTAGACGAAAGCTGTGATGTATACACATTCCAGGGACAAATATTTAAATAG
- a CDS encoding Hsp20/alpha crystallin family protein — protein sequence MVEKDIIETKISEGKEKAEEKIDEHKEKAEEKINYRKEKLNEKREQTKNMAGKMTEDLSRGFDDLQEGIKSIQKIIDQKIDDYKKATIHSLDVDLIETEEKYYLKVDVPGIEKEEIDIEAGDKDISIVATFKPYTEEIEEEDKTVLISDIKQGKCSKSIRFSNNIEIDKISAKFNNGTVLITIPKLKTPKNKINVE from the coding sequence ATGGTAGAGAAAGATATAATCGAAACCAAAATTAGCGAAGGCAAAGAAAAAGCTGAAGAAAAAATTGACGAACACAAAGAAAAGGCTGAAGAAAAAATCAATTACCGCAAGGAAAAATTAAACGAAAAAAGGGAACAGACAAAAAATATGGCTGGAAAAATGACAGAAGATTTATCCAGAGGCTTTGATGATCTTCAAGAAGGTATTAAATCAATCCAAAAAATAATTGATCAGAAAATTGATGATTATAAAAAAGCAACCATCCACAGCTTAGACGTTGATTTAATAGAAACTGAAGAAAAATACTACTTGAAAGTAGATGTTCCAGGTATTGAAAAAGAAGAAATTGATATTGAAGCTGGAGACAAAGACATCTCAATTGTAGCTACTTTCAAACCGTATACTGAAGAAATTGAAGAAGAAGATAAAACTGTTTTAATTTCAGATATAAAACAAGGAAAATGCAGCAAAAGCATCAGATTCAGCAACAATATTGAAATTGATAAAATCAGTGCAAAATTCAACAACGGAACAGTTTTAATAACTATTCCTAAATTAAAAACACCAAAAAATAAAATTAATGTAGAATAA